A window of Cucurbita pepo subsp. pepo cultivar mu-cu-16 chromosome LG06, ASM280686v2, whole genome shotgun sequence contains these coding sequences:
- the LOC111796774 gene encoding uncharacterized protein LOC111796774 has product MFARSFSPATGDSSFSVMQNEQQVFLRRAVSDLSKEIERHKLSINEEVEEMKMSRIEEEEEEEVVIEQAECRCCGLKEECTKPYILEVQTFFSGKWVCGLCSEAVKERALKFPDISIGQAVEFHREFCDAFNATTRLNPKLSLTTSMRRIARKSFEKRTHDSTDFGSSSNRLSRSVSCDPKIEFVFE; this is encoded by the exons ATGTTTGCACGATCATTTTCTCCAGCAACAGGAGATTCATCATTTTCAGTCATGCAG AACGAGCAGCAGGTGTTTCTTCGTAGAGCGGTATCGGATTTAAGCAAGGAGATCGAACGGCACAAACTGAGCATCAACGAAGAAGTAGAAGAGATGAAGATGAGcagaattgaagaagaagaagaagaagaagtagtGATAGAACAAGCTGAATGCAGGTGCTGTGGGCTCAAAGAGGAGTGCACCAAACCCTACATTTTAGAGGTCCAAACCTTCTTCTCAGGGAAATGGGTTTGTGGGCTTTGCTCTGAAGCTGTTAAAGAGAGAGCCTTGAAGTTTCCAGACATAAGCATTGGGCAAGCTGTGGAGTTTCACAGGGAGTTTTGTGATGCATTCAACGCCACCACAAGGCTTAACCCTAAACTCTCCTTGACCACTTCCATGAGAAGGATTGCTAGAAAAAGCTTTGAGAAACGAACCCATGATTCCACTGATTTTGGCTCTTCTTCCAATAGGCTCTCTCGAAGTGTTAGTTGTGATCCTAAGATTGAGTTTGTTTTTGAGTAA
- the LOC111797391 gene encoding uncharacterized protein LOC111797391, with protein MGDHSNRSMEENGPTDGFNKAQEENGPTDGFNKAQEENGPTDGFNKAQEENGPTDGFNKAQEENGPTDGFNKAQEENGPTDGFNKAQEENGPTDGFNKAQEDNGPTDGFNKAQEDNGPTDGFNKAQEDNGPTDGFNKAQEDNGPTDGFNKAQEDNGPTDGFNKAQEDNGPTDGFNKAQEDNGPTDGFNKAQEDNGPTDGFNKAQEDNGPTDGFNKAQEDNGPSE; from the exons ATGGGTGATCATTCCAATAGGAGTATG GAAGAGAATGGGCCTACTGATGGATTTAATAAAGCCCAGGAAGAGAATGGGCCTACTGATGGATTTAATAAAGCCCAGGAAGAGAATGGGCCTACTGATGGATTTAATAAAGCCCAGGAAGAGAATGGGCCTACTGATGGATTTAATAAAGCCCAGGAAGAGAATGGGCCTACTGATGGATTTAATAAAGCCCAGGAAGAGAATGGGCCTACTGATGGATTTAATAAAGCCCAGGAAGAGAATGGGCCTACTGATGGATTTAATAAAGCCCAGGAAGATAATGGGCCTACTGATGGATTTAATAAAGCCCAGGAAGATAATGGGCCTACTGATGGATTTAATAAAGCCCAGGAAGATAATGGGCCTACTGATGGATTTAATAAAGCCCAGGAAGATAATGGGCCTACTGATGGATTTAATAAAGCCCAGGAAGATAATGGGCCTACTGATGGATTTAATAAAGCCCAGGAAGATAATGGGCCTACTGATGGATTTAATAAAGCCCAGGAAGATAATGGGCCTACTGATGGATTTAATAAAGCCCAGGAAGATAATGGGCCTACTGATGGATTTAATAAAGCCCAGGAAGATAATGGGCCTACTGATGGATTTAATAAAGCCCAGGAAGATAATGGGCCTAGTGAGTAA